The segment ATTGTCTGTTGTCCACTGACCTCAACAAGACAACCAACTGACTTATCTTTTGCGTCATTCAATATATGAGCTGCAGTAACACACCAAACTATTTCTTCATAACTAATAAAGACGCATGCACCCATTGGCAGCCAGAGATTGGGGTGCTGAATACTACCGAATGCGGCAAATGCTTTAAGCCAATCTTGATCAAGCATTAGATCAACCTTTTTTTGTTAATGATAAGTTGAGAGATGGTGGCGCTATAAATGAAGCCGCAGCTTCAATCATTCTTGGAAAAGGTATTACCAAAGCTTGTGTCTGTTCTGATGTAACAACCTCAAAACGTGGATGTTCTTCAAAACCCAATGCTTTGAGAATTTTTCCGTACTTTTCCATTGAAATGCCATGGTATTCATTACGTTCATCACGAGACACTACGGCTTCAGATACTCCTAATGCCTCTGCTAATTGTCGTTGTGTCCATCCCTTAATGATACGTAGTCCAATTAAAGCCTTGCCACGCTCTGCTGGTGTATAGTCAGGTATAGCCGCGATATCACCTAACTTTAATGCGTTATATAAATTTACCTCCCATGCAATATCATCGGCCATTGATTCCTGTGGAGCAGTGGCAATACTAATTGCTTTTTCATCTAGGCCACGTGCTGCAAGCTCTTTACGAATTTTTTGTATTTGCCTTTTAAGATCGGCTAATCTTTCTTGGCTCTCATTTAAATCACTGTCACTGCGAATCATCATGGCTTTTACTCCTTAATTATGCGAATAATTCCACGAGCTTCACCAGAACGAGTATGACGAAAAAATTCAGGAAATAAAACTGGTGTGCCTGAAGAACCTAATGCAGCAGTTGTGAGACACTCAAAAGGCGGATGAAATTGGGGATAAAGCTCTACATGGTAGCGATGCCACATCAGAGGTTTAAACTTTCCATGCATATCTGGTATCCGTCGATTAAGATCCCATGCTTCATCTATTGCAATTAAGCGTGGTAATTGCTGACTAAGAAATAAATCAAACTCACAAAGAAAATACCCGTCAACATCACCTGGATGGGATTTAGTGGTAGCAAAAGAACCATCTACGAATATATCTGTAATGCCAACATCCCATAAATTACCACACAACACATCCAACTGTTCAACCAGATGCAATCGCCAATCATAATCCCATGAAGAATCATCACAATCATAACTTCTAATAACTAATATTGATGAACGTAATTCTTCAATGGTCATGGCATAATCACCAGGCGGCAACATACCATTGGTATTAAAAGTAAGCAGCATTAGCTAGATCTCAAATACTTAACTTAACATATATGCTAACTTCTTACAATTATCTAACTCATAAGATAGCATTAATGAGGCAACACCTTAATAATATTTAACTATTTGTAATTAATTTACTTCTATTGCAAAATCACAGTTCGCTTTTCACCAGCAGTAAATTTGATTCTCTGAGCTACAGACTTGCCGTTGGCTAATACCATTTCGATATTATGCTCACCCTCGGTTACAGGGATCGACCATTGCGGCGCTGCGTAGGTAATTCCATCAACCTTTACGTCATTAAATGGCACGGTGATAATATTCAGCTCTGCCGTGCCATTAGCGCGAGTGGGCAATTTATAAACACGAATTGGTCGTGGCTTGATACTTAATTCATAAAATCGAGCTTCACGTTTAGCATCAATTTCATCGCCTTTGGCAATATAAATTTCTTGCAGCGATTTATGTAGTTCAGGAATAAATGGATTTTGCAAACGTACCGCATCAAAATCTTGGTAAGCCGCAGCATAATCTTTGCTCGCTAATCGTGCTCTGCCCGCAAGAAGACGTAAATCTACCTCATTGCCATGTATAGTGATCGCTTTGTTTAGCAATTTAAGTGCTTTTTGTTCACGATTATTATCTAAATAAATTCGCGCTAAGCGATATACTAAAGTAGCATAAGTAACACCACTTTTTGCATAAGCTTTTTCGTATTCAGTTAATGCTGCTTTTGTATGTCCACGTAATATTAGTAACTCTCCCAAGCGCGCCAAATCATGCACTTCTTGTTCTTTTATTTCTTCAAGTGGTTTTGTTTCTGTTGCTTGTTTTTCGTCAGTGGCTAATCGAATCAAGTGTGGTTTGCTACCTGCAATTTCACGAAAAGGTCTACGCATTAAATATTTTTTCCATGCAGTTTCAATACCAGATAATCCAACACCAAAAACTCGTCTTAATACCGTCTCTAATTTGGATCCATTAGCTGCAAAC is part of the Deltaproteobacteria bacterium genome and harbors:
- a CDS encoding helix-turn-helix domain-containing protein, yielding MMIRSDSDLNESQERLADLKRQIQKIRKELAARGLDEKAISIATAPQESMADDIAWEVNLYNALKLGDIAAIPDYTPAERGKALIGLRIIKGWTQRQLAEALGVSEAVVSRDERNEYHGISMEKYGKILKALGFEEHPRFEVVTSEQTQALVIPFPRMIEAAASFIAPPSLNLSLTKKG